The genomic DNA TTTTTGGCCACTGAGGACTGCGTGTTTAGTATTTTGATAAGATTTACATGGCGTCCGGGGTGGACATGAGGTGGTAGAGCGCAGCACAAGAGAGCTATTGTTCTTGTTGGACTCGTCCCATGGTTGAAGCTCTGCGAGTGCCACATGCTTGGCCAGGGACAGGGACAGCTTGCTGTAGTTAGAATGAACTGAATCGAtcttttgatgaattttgaCTGTTGAAGCCGGGCCTTGGTCTGGGTCGGGGTCTGGTTTTTTCTCTCCCTGTTCATCTGAGATAGATCTTTTGGTTGGTGCAGGTGTGACCCATTTGGCTCCCCAGATGCCTAGAGTTTGCGACTCGCTAAATAAAGAAACCTTGCAGGAGTAGTTAGTGGAGGGACTGAGATCGGCCAACTTGAATCTATTCTCCGGGCCTAGGAAAATGCATGCAGCTTCTTGGGGATAATATTTCATGGCCGATCTTCGATGCCAGACACTACAACTCATCAAGCATTTGTCCAGAAGATGAGCGCCGTACACCGAGACAAAGGTAACTCTAGTTGGTGATAATTCTTCAAACTGGATCCGGCACCCTGCCAAGTGCGCCaggtaaattataaataagcaacaagaaggaaagaaagcagATAGGTTCACTACACTAATGGAGATCATGAAGTAGAGCATTCacattacaaagaaaaaaagcaagcaagcaagcccAAGTCAGAATCTTATCACTTTTTCATCTTAAATTAAGATTAAGAAAAAAGAGTAGAAATTTCTGTTATTACTGTTTATTAGGCTAATTTCATTATCAAACGGCACTTACAAGGTGGTTCTCTCCCATACAGATGGTAGACACTGCACGAACATCTCTTGCAGCAGACGTCTTCTGGAGCTGGAGTTGCTCTGCAGGAACGTCTTTTGAAGTTCCTTTCAGCATGGAACTGCTTGAGATTTGTTTTAGCTTTTACAGTGCATGCGTCCGAAATATTATCTAATGATCTGTACATAGCCAGTCCTAAGATAATTTATGGTAAGTAACAACCATCTTATGTTTATCACTGAAGAAGCAGAGCTTTCGTTTCTATTTTAACAAGTACAAACACCGGATACTTCAGGATCTAACTCGTAGCATCAAAGCGCGCTAATGGGGAAGTTCTATCCAAAGACTATTTAAGACCATCTTGGCAAGTACCAATAcatgcaaaatatgagtgttTTAAGTGAAAGGAGAATGTCACGGTAAATACACAATTACGTAAAAATAAgatagaatttgaaatgagattATCCACAATAAAATTGGAATACCGTTAGAGATAAAAGTAGTCTAAACACATAGATGATGAAACAAAAAGTCATAAACCAATGAAATGAGTAGAAGAAATGGAATAGATATATAGGAAAAGGGATGAAGGGCAACCAAAGTAGAAAACCCTTATATataacacaagatatatatgACTATGGATAGAACTAGTTGTTGTGCCATAACTAACCTACCCGACCCCATTTGGCAGGATTAAGATTTGTGATGacaatattaattaaagagaaCCCAAAAACACACAACAAacagaggaaaaagaaaagcctCACAAGACATCATGCTTGCTTCAACGTAGAGAGGCATGGAGGTCCACTTTCTTCATAAATATATTTGTCTATTTCATGAAATATTAAGCAAAACCAAAGGCCACTGTCTGTTTAACAATCCAAGGGAAtcaaatttctgaaaattaaaaaaaaaaactatgagcTGTTTCAGTCGGAATAAGTTATATTTTTCCTCCAAATCTAGTCAATCAACCGTGTGATCATTTATGCCAAAGTTCAGGGCAAAATCATGTAAATGCACACAGgatgaaagagaaagaagaatgtAACCCTCTTTCCACTCTTTCCAAGAAGTAATTTTCCATGGAAACAAACAAACGCACAAGAAAATGATCCAAACCCACCACCTCGTTACGTCTACTGTCAAGAAGAAACCAACAGGCGACCACAAAGAACAcaaaaaaccaagaaaaatgagCAAATCAGAATTTAACAAGGCTGCAAACAACAGCATTGTACAAGAAACATGAAAAAACATtcacaagcacctaaaaacaaTCACTGGCGGAAAACCCAGAAGGCATAGAGACTGGGATATACTAACCACGTACGGAATCCACACTAGAAAATCGACCTTTTGGTTTTCTCATCATCCAaacagaagaaaatgaaaaggaacGAAATAAATAGTGATCTTTTGTTCGGGGATAAAATGAATTAAACACTAGGACAGATTTGTGGCCGAGAAGTGTGAGATTCAGAGAGGGAACCAATCACACGATGagaaacaaaatatacaaaGGATTATGCTAttcggagagagagagagagagagagtgggggtGGCAGAAGTTGGTGAAAACTAAAAGTGCATtgaaaggtaaaaataaaaataataaatataagaacttacagtgagagagagagagagagagagagagagggagttgCGTGTTgtgatttttggtatattttaattaattttgttggcATAGATAAAAACGAGATTTTGCGTGATTTGGAGATGAGGAGTGAATGAGACAGGCCTAAGCTCCTgctactgctgctgctgctgctgacgAGTGACGACTGACGAGTGACGACTGAATGCCCGATGCCTCCTGCCTCTGGCCTTCCCGTCGGTCACCGCCTTCCTCTGTGGCTGTGGGTATCGAGGAGGAGTCAGATGCGGTGACCTCAAATCCAGGGATTCtgtctttttctttccctttttcttcattttttagcAACAATTACATATAATCGACTATTCTCTTTGTTATGCTTCaaactatttttagtttttacttttttaaaataataaaaatatatttatttttatatttttaaaaataaaaaatcataaaaaaattaaaataacaaaaaattattttaactattttcattataaaaatacttaaaatttttaaaatacaaaaaatgttataataaaaataatacgtttataataatttcaaaacagatacttaaaatataaaattaaaaataaatttaaaactaaaaaataaaatacagagagagaccctttaatcttttaattttgtggCTCCTCCTTtaatctcttaattaattaaattaattagtgatATGGAACAATTAtcatgggggggggggttatcttcatattatatatttggtattttaagttggttgaaaatattaaattaaatgcaatccCATATCATGTTTCATAAACAGAtatctaattttcttatttcatttcaaTTCTATGTTGTTGTTTAATTCAGAAAATCTCctcattaattaatgatttattttccttatgtttatcatcttctaattttacaactataataatgataaaatgtAACCGAAGACAAGACTTGTCTTCTAATCATCAAAATCACTCGggaatctaaattttaaataatatcaaattttatagaaatttataATCGAATATGATTTATGTACACTTAACTATGATACATTGTATATTCAATTATTATAAACACTCTTGTAGTCttgattcaataaatatatattaaattcaaattaattattatacaattAAACTTACAATCAATCGatcatatatataaactctTCAAATGAAAGAATTGGTAAGGAAAAATAGTGATGAGAATTAGCAAGAGTAGCGTATCCGTATTCGTGCCAGATCCTATATTTGGCCCAAGGCATTAGAATAAAGTTGAGTTAACTTGGAGGTCAAAGGACTTAAGACTATGGTTTCTCCTTTATTATAAGGGGCGTTTGGTAtgggagaagtttttaaattcttaaaattcaTGATTATTGGGAATGCTCAtaaaaattttttattcttaggATTTATGCAATTTTGTGTTTGGATAGATTTAAACATTTTCAGGAATGTTAAGTATTCTTTTATGAGAATCTTACATtactatgtttggtttaaatgtaacattattgggaattcatgttcttttttcaaaattatccttctttagttttttatttaaaaatgataaatttttcctactatataaaatattgagacccacaatatctttagaaaataaaaaaaattatttttttacacattatgtatatatatgcatgtgtatatatatatataatatatatacataatatatatgtttgtatgaatatctactttaatatatataatattttataataaataatataaatatattataatatatttttatatttaatatataatatataaatatatatacatatatatataatatgtttgtatgggtTATAAAAGAGTAagggtgttttagtctttttatttgttaaaaatattctcAAGTTTATGGGAAACTTAGATTCTCAACCCCCATAAAAATCTTTTTATGGGAAagttacttaaaaattattcccgaGAATCCTATTTCTcaggattctttttataaaaaagttgtacCAAACATAGGAATACAGATTCCCAACCTAACATTTCCaggaatcttaaaatttctcctgTATCAAACGCCctctaagggtgcgtttgattgcaagggtagaatttgagtggaaagaaaatgaattccagggAATTGAattgtaagaaaaataaattcatggaaattgaaaatttaaactgtttgattggtataattttctacctaaaaaatgatattattttccatattttggtatttgattggaaatatttttcataaaattggattattttcttggcatttcgtgtctgataggcattatttttcatggaaaatgacacattttccatgaaatttaaTGGTGAAAacgtattaaaaaatattaaatcttgtacagaaaaattaaaataataacgtattttaaattaattaaattattttctcaaagaaataaaactacaaaattatttttgttttgtttttcaaaaaaataatttatacttaattttggcatttttttatacatttatatttattaattattaaaaatataaaatataaataatttacaaacCCTTCCCCCACCCACCTACTCTTCTCCCTCATCCCCAGCTGTCACCCACACACTGCCCTTCTCAATTGCCAGGAAAATTCCATCTCCTCCCccaaataatttgattttcatggtTTGAAGGAAAATAGCCTCACGTGACCATTAATGGAAAAATGAgttccctaaaaaaaaaatgctatcaaataatacaaaagttgaaaatttagtAGAAAAGTTACATTTTCCTTGAAAAATTTGGGCTATCAAATACGCCCTAATAGATAAGCAAGATCTCCTAAttccaaatttctcatgccTTGGGTCATATAACCTTCAAGCTAACTCGATTTTTTTTCTGATGTGAATGGAGAAATTGGGTTAATAGGAAGGCCAAAAAACCCAAGGTATGGGGAATTTGGATCTAGAATTTTCTTGAATAGCACACAAGATTTTGTCTATTCATTATAGTAATTGGATAAATCATCGTCTCGATTCTATCAATACCAAAAAGACACTAAGCTAACTTGGAAGCCAAAAGATCATACAGACAAGGATTTGAAATtagtatttttctaaataaacaCAATATCTTATCtcaattgcaatttttttttttaaaaaaccacTATAATGATTGAGGACATTTCCACGAGTAAGGGAATATTATCTTTACTATTTCTCACCattcttataatttatttttttttattaattatttcatttgatattttaaatttgtatataaaattatgtttgtttCTCTCTTGAGTATTGATGATgcagagccgatcaccttcttctgtctcgaaccaagtacctgcaaaaagggtcgGGACTTACTCCTCGTGATCCCTCCGACACTCAAGTCAGTTCACGAATTTTTGaagagtataatagtaatggaataTAGTAAAAGAGTCCCTTAAGAGTCCGATCCCCTTACCTGTAGAGGCTGTCCTTTATTTATAGATGACGTTCAGCCTACCCTGAGAAGATCAGATAACTTTCAGATGGAGATAAGataatatttgaattgagaaaaaTCTTAAGGTGTTGGAGAGATTCTTGTTTGACTGAGtcttcctctctatctcttACAGTTCAAactcataataaagattataaagataagtggAGCTCCTAAaacttgacacgtggcgatcgcatattggcctGTACTGGCACACATGACTCaaagttaatggtaacctcccaggggtagtacagtaaaattgcccccttgtaaatattccctcatcaagTATCTAGGtaactttctctttcttctcgaACCCAAATTTGTATAGAAAATTGCTGActttttttgttatcttttccCTCTCTTAGAACCCTTATCTAGGTTTATAGTTAGCTTCTTCttctatctttttatttcttatcaAATCCGAATATGCGCTCGTCACCACACACAAGTGATAAACTCAAataatctttttcttctctttgtcttcttcttttgtttaactttactttctttcttcttaaacCTAGTGGCAATGAACCCATATCTAGGTTCATcccatcttcttccttctctttctcaaacCTAGATTATTGATTGTTTATTCTTCTTTAACTCAAATCTGGATTCCATTTATACTAgcttttatttgttaattgaaagataaaagagagaaaataaaagataaatttgtcatttcactaatttatttaataacaaaggTGTTCATTATCATTACTCAGATGCCAAAAAGAtttcttgcaattttaccaAACCTTAAAGGTgttctttattatttatctGACTAATTAAAATAGGAAGATCCTCTAAccatattcaaataataataataataatatacataaaaaaagaaattacaagTTGGTTAAGTGAGAATTGGATTTTTGTGTTacgaaattgaataaaaaataagctATAATCAACCCATCAATCATACATGCGAATGCAGAATTTTACTTGAAAAACTCAAATCGAATCAGATATTGGTATAACAAAAGTGATATAAGTGCTactaaaatatcactaaaataatattattataactaattttagaatattggGGACCTTGAAGTCGTAATTACGatcaaattagaaaatttaaTCACAGACAAATTTAAATTCTACGTGAAAATTATAACAATATGCAGGCTCTCAGTTGGGCTTTTGTTTTGGGCTAATTATGGGTATTTCTGCCTCGCTAGCTTTGCTATTGGGCCGATGAGTCATGTTTTTGTGCCATTGCTTTcgaatttcaatattttttggtATCATTTTGATCAATTCGTTAAATGATCTCCATATGATAGGTTAATATGTAAATCATCGTTTTAAATATCAATGTTGAACTAATTTAAATTGTCACAAAATTGGttccaaaaaagataaaaaaatattgatctAAATAATACAAGGGGAAAATTATTAGAGGGTCtattaaaaaaactcaaaatattaaaaataaattatataaaatagcTAATGTTACGTAGGATGTGAGTGAAATTTACATGTAAAAAGAAAGCATAGTGAATGTGTTAATGATTATGTCTTACATCATTAATTGGTAAATATTCAACAGGTCAAAAGGCCGTGTTTGGAAAGTGCggaaaaaataattgaaaaagaaattgtgaataaagtaatttattatttggatttgtagaggaaaaagggaagagattgataaaaaatataaagttatttgattgcaaatgaattaaaaaaaattaagttagtAATTGTTGTCgattgaatataataataaatttaatatttgaaaatgtTGTTATTAAGTCATCTCAGTttataagaaaaacaataattaaaggATATAAGAACGTTCTTGCACAAACACTACGATACTTAAATCATGCACCGGAAATATTGAAAACTTGAAAGTCATATTAATACTAATATCAAAACAATCataaatctcctaaaattatatttttttacaaataatgtCTATCCCAATATCTCGACGTCTTATCAACATTAGCATTCTTTATGGATGATGTTTATTATTCTCGTAAAACTTTCTAAGCGATTTTCAAATGTTTTAGTTATCTAGTTTGCACGTTGCATGAGACCCCCCTCCCCACGCGTGCATTTATGGAAAGATGATTTGGTAGTTTTATCATCTCTGAGGGGCGAGGATGGCTTCCCAAATAAGATTTTTGAGCACGAGATACCAACAAGAAGCCCTTATAAGTCTTCCACAATCAGGGGTGGATCCAGAAATTTATGTAGGAGAGgctaaaattttgttttgaggtataaaattacatatcacaaattttggggtaggttgaaatttttttgtgattgaattattagtaaaatttattattttttatattacaaaattaatttttatattaaaacaatatttttttatattaaaaaataattttaatattaaaaaaatatttttaattgtgagctgCTCTGAGCTCACGCATGCATCCGCCCCTATCCACAACTGATAGTCAGTTTGACCCACCTTTATGGGTTGgcccaatttttatttttaatttattaattaatttttgatattttcactgTAATATATTAATTGCTTCTTACTATATCTTTCgggttgaaagaaaaaaaaggagctCGAGGCTAAAAACCAAACTTTTGGTGGATTAATCGAAAACCATACACAAGGCACAAATGGAACAAAAAATAACCCTTGTAAGACTCAGTATTAAGTCATTCATatgcaacaaaaattgaaaacaaaccaTAAGGGGTTTAGCAATATACCTCCACAGAGATTTTTCACTGCTGGTTGTTTTTAATGAACCTCCTTCTTCTTACTATCGAATTTGCTTCTACTTACCTGCGAAACTCAGGTGACCAATTCGCCTCTTCAAACGTAGACGACCTAGTCTGTCTATGCCTAAGCCGTGTTAGGACCTTCTCAGAATCCATCATTAGAGCCATGTTAGGACCCTCTTAATGAATGTGAACTGGAGCTGTTCGGTGTCCCTCAATAAGCTATGCTGTCTCACAGCAGAATCTTAGTATGAGAGCAAAGATGATGCAAAGCAAGGAACTTGGAGCAAGGAGAAGCTACTAGCTTTATGCAATAAAGGAATAAGAAGtaaggaagcaagaagaagaaaatgtaatCGGGCAAGGCTTATTGTGCAAGCATTCTCCCATCATTTTCTCTAATTATATAATGCATCAGAGCATTTAATGTTCTGATGTGACAAAGCCGTAGGagcaaaaaaaacataaaacaattaTCCACATGAAACTCTTGGTCGACCGCCTCACGCACCAGTTGACCTGTTTTGGCCAACTATTACTCAACTTTTGTCATTTTACACTTCGGCCCCATGATTAACTTTTAATAGTCTTTCCACTTACTCTTAATGGAACCAAAACCCTTGATAACTCTTAACAGTGTGCCCTACTAATTCTTAACAATCTCTCGTACATATTGATCCACACAAATAACTTTTAGCTGCAAATGGCATCACTAACTCTCAATGATGTGGAACATACTTATATCAATGGTTCACTAATCCGATACATTATTTAGTATATGCGTGACTTTCTAGATTTATCGCTTTGTAGCAATCTAGACACGTCAATTCCTTGGTGTTGGTTGAACACTTCGACCTACTAAGATGATTTCTTCAAATTCCTAGAACACTTTGAAAGATCTTAAGTATTATCTAATAAGGATTTATGATAATTCTAATGACAATGAAGTCTGAACCTTAAATGAACCTATTAAGACTCTTCAATTACTGTGCACTATAGTCCTTCCATGGACTCACATATTGACCAAGTGATAGTTATGAACCGATTAAACTCAGAGGACTTGATAACTATGTCAGATCCAGTATGGTGTGATCGATGTAGCATTTCAAAACTCTTCTGACATTAGAAACTCTTTCCGATCACGCTTACCCTGGTTAGGGAATTTCTAATCACAACTAACTTAGACCATACCTGTCTAATAGAGGATAACGGATCCCATTAATGAACATTTACCTCCATACACCATAGCACATAGATCACATAGAGATCATTCCCTCCTCTTACACCGGATGAtttcacttgacgataaatacCCAACACTAGTGCACAAGACAACTTTATCGCTTTCTGTCAAATGACCAGATACACAATCGAGAACCAAGAACAGATTATTAATCCTTAAAACtgatgttttgcatttgatatggttttaataatgaaaaataattgtattttgatgataaaattattttgttaatggcTATTAATTTGGCACTCCATTTATATGTTATAATAAgcaccaaaatgaaaatcaatttcattatGCAATCCAATACTAAAAATgttgtaataaattttttatggcatttaaaatattatgttttatttggttaaaatgtgcaaaaatttatataaaagtattttttactGTTACTACaataatttatcattattatagtatttttaccATTGCTACAGTGACTTTACTATTGCTATAGTGACTGGACCGTTGCTATAGTGATTCGACTATTGTTATAGTAAATCCAACCTTTTGCTACAGTGATTCTAACCATTTGCTACAGTACGATTAGTTTTTTGAAAGCTCTCATGAAGCTCCATAACTAGAGAGATGTAGGTTCATTCAAGTATTCCAAGTTAATTTATTACAAGCTTTCAAGTGCTTAATCTTTTATATTCtcatttgttattaatttttct from Diospyros lotus cultivar Yz01 chromosome 4, ASM1463336v1, whole genome shotgun sequence includes the following:
- the LOC127799678 gene encoding protein VERNALIZATION INSENSITIVE 3-like → MMRKPKGRFSSVDSVRGLAMYRSLDNISDACTVKAKTNLKQFHAERNFKRRSCRATPAPEDVCCKRCSCSVYHLYGREPPWCRIQFEELSPTRVTFVSVYGAHLLDKCLMSCSVWHRRSAMKYYPQEAACIFLGPENRFKLADLSPSTNYSCKVSLFSESQTLGIWGAKWVTPAPTKRSISDEQGEKKPDPDPDQGPASTVKIHQKIDSVHSNYSKLSLSLAKHVALAELQPWDESNKNNSSLVLRSTTSCPPRTPCKSYQNTKHAVLSGQKRPEERDYEYYVQVVRWLEHERLIERDFRVKFLTWFSLKATPRERKVVSVFVDTLSDDPPSLAAQLIDTFSDEIYSERRPVSLPQCRAKLRHWM